One segment of Desulfolucanica intricata DNA contains the following:
- a CDS encoding DegV family protein — MHKEEKPGTSIKCCILHAATPEGANRLKDMFLEKFPGVNVIFADVGPVIGSHVGPGTLGIIFYTY; from the coding sequence CTGCATAAGGAGGAAAAGCCCGGGACAAGTATTAAATGCTGTATACTCCACGCCGCGACTCCGGAAGGTGCCAACCGGTTAAAGGATATGTTTTTAGAAAAATTCCCCGGTGTTAATGTAATTTTCGCAGATGTAGGACCGGTTATCGGCTCTCACGTCGGGCCCGGTACACTGGGTATTATATTTTATACATATTGA
- a CDS encoding AraC family transcriptional regulator, with product MNLEERWQMYSKIQGLKKLNLKISQIARHIGVTRNTVYKYIDMTPGEYRQSLERRETRKKKLDNYKSEILGWLKTYPDLSTAQVYDWLKETYSGINVCERTVGNLVNQLRKEHAIPKTVNKRQYEAIPDLPMGYQVQVDFGEKKLKDPDGILHKLWFIAFVIHTLG from the coding sequence ATGAATCTAGAAGAAAGGTGGCAAATGTACTCAAAAATTCAAGGATTAAAGAAACTGAATTTGAAAATTTCTCAAATTGCAAGGCACATTGGAGTTACCAGAAACACTGTCTACAAATACATCGACATGACACCGGGGGAATATCGGCAATCTCTAGAGAGGAGGGAAACCAGAAAGAAGAAGCTCGATAATTACAAAAGCGAAATACTGGGTTGGCTAAAAACATATCCTGATTTATCCACAGCCCAGGTATACGACTGGCTCAAAGAAACATACTCTGGGATTAATGTTTGTGAAAGAACTGTTGGTAATTTAGTTAACCAATTGAGAAAGGAGCATGCCATACCGAAAACCGTGAACAAAAGACAATATGAAGCCATTCCTGACCTGCCCATGGGGTATCAGGTACAAGTTGATTTTGGTGAGAAGAAACTAAAAGATCCTGATGGAATATTGCACAAGCTATGGTTCATTGCTTTCGTGATTCATACATTAGGTTGA
- a CDS encoding DegV family protein, which translates to MSGIHIVTDSTSDIPAEILKQYDNITVVPLKVMFGQEVFRDGVDLSPAEFYRRLTATKEIPRTSQPSPGEFLEVYQKLADQEQQIISIHLSSHLSGTVQSARTAGSILNYQDIEIIDSLSASMGIGLIVLAAANAAKNGHSYKEIIDLVIKIRNNLKIYFLVDSLEYLQKGGRIGKARAFLGTLLNIKPILRVNEGIVHPYEKIRGKAKALNRLIEITSHEITPGTSVECCILHAAEPKGANRLKDMLLEKFPGINVIFADVGPVIGTHVGPGTLGIIFYTY; encoded by the coding sequence ATGTCCGGTATACACATAGTAACAGACAGTACTTCCGATATACCGGCGGAAATACTAAAACAATATGACAATATAACAGTTGTACCGCTTAAAGTAATGTTCGGCCAGGAAGTATTCAGAGACGGGGTAGATTTATCCCCTGCTGAATTTTACCGGCGACTGACTGCCACGAAGGAAATACCAAGAACGTCCCAACCCTCTCCGGGAGAATTTTTAGAAGTATATCAAAAGCTTGCCGATCAAGAGCAGCAAATTATCTCTATTCATCTTTCTTCTCATTTAAGCGGAACAGTCCAGTCAGCCCGGACAGCCGGCTCCATCCTGAACTACCAAGATATTGAGATTATTGATTCCCTTTCGGCCAGCATGGGTATAGGCTTAATTGTCTTAGCGGCAGCAAATGCAGCAAAAAATGGACATTCTTATAAGGAGATAATTGATTTAGTAATAAAAATTAGGAACAATTTAAAAATTTATTTTTTAGTAGATTCCCTGGAATACTTACAAAAAGGTGGTCGGATCGGAAAAGCCCGGGCCTTCTTAGGTACCCTGCTGAATATTAAACCCATATTACGGGTAAATGAAGGAATAGTCCATCCCTATGAGAAGATTAGAGGTAAGGCTAAAGCATTAAACAGGCTAATCGAAATCACATCCCATGAAATCACCCCCGGTACAAGTGTAGAGTGCTGCATACTCCACGCCGCAGAACCGAAAGGTGCCAACAGGTTAAAAGATATGTTATTAGAAAAGTTCCCCGGTATTAATGTAATTTTCGCGGATGTAGGGCCGGTTATCGGCACTCATGTCGGGCCTGGTACACTGGGCATTATATTCTATACATATTAA
- a CDS encoding DAK2 domain-containing protein: MSIYSFDGAEFRTMLLGSLNLLAQYKDEIDRLNIFPVPDGDTGTNMHLTLLAAVNEAQQEKSTRIDTVSLAVARGALMGARGNSGVLLSQLFRGFATALEGQHKANATDLARGFTEAYKTAYRTVSNPVPGTILTVAQKTAEAMQEACRRSQDVLRVLVVSLKAAQESLKETPELLPVLKESGVVDAGAKGFCVILEGILHSLKGPEELDLLLNVVSRQKEDYLGPLPESKQAITYKYCTEFIVKGKNIPLEKIQQELNNYGDCLMVVGDDAQAKVHLHSNHPGLVMEYCLNFGTLSNIHITNMDEQHRERINPETKDQLDKEIGIISVSMGEGIKAIMESLGADVVITGGQTMNPKTEDIVKAIQNTPAKNIIILPNNKNIILTAEQAARISSKQVAVVSTKSIPEGIAALMNFNPEQEFSKNIEQMVTAINNIITGEITTAVRNSSYDGNPINSGDFIALAKDTIIAAGNSLQETFKLLISHLVTAPESLVTCYYGQDIDQKTAENLIEQTVQLYPDLEIELHSGGQPVYHFIISVE, from the coding sequence TTGAGTATATATTCTTTTGACGGTGCAGAGTTTAGAACTATGCTCCTGGGAAGTTTAAATTTATTAGCCCAATACAAAGATGAAATCGACCGGTTAAATATTTTTCCAGTTCCGGACGGTGATACCGGTACAAATATGCATCTAACTCTTTTAGCCGCCGTCAATGAGGCCCAGCAAGAAAAAAGCACACGCATAGACACGGTTTCTTTGGCTGTTGCCAGAGGGGCTTTAATGGGGGCACGAGGAAACTCGGGTGTTCTGTTATCTCAACTTTTCAGGGGGTTTGCCACCGCACTGGAGGGACAGCATAAAGCCAATGCCACAGATCTGGCCCGGGGTTTTACAGAAGCCTATAAAACAGCCTACCGGACTGTAAGCAATCCTGTGCCCGGCACAATTCTAACGGTGGCTCAAAAAACTGCCGAGGCAATGCAGGAAGCCTGTAGACGAAGTCAAGATGTCTTACGTGTTTTAGTTGTAAGCTTAAAAGCAGCTCAGGAATCCTTAAAAGAGACTCCCGAACTGCTTCCCGTACTAAAAGAGTCCGGAGTGGTGGATGCCGGGGCGAAAGGTTTTTGCGTAATTCTGGAAGGTATTCTACACAGTTTGAAGGGGCCGGAAGAACTGGACTTACTGCTTAACGTAGTTTCCCGTCAAAAAGAAGACTACCTCGGGCCGCTCCCCGAGTCAAAACAGGCTATTACCTATAAATACTGTACAGAGTTTATTGTTAAGGGTAAAAACATTCCCCTGGAAAAGATTCAGCAGGAGCTTAACAATTACGGAGACTGTTTAATGGTAGTCGGTGATGATGCGCAAGCTAAGGTGCACCTGCATTCAAATCACCCCGGGTTAGTGATGGAATACTGTTTGAATTTCGGAACTTTATCTAATATCCACATCACCAATATGGATGAGCAGCACCGGGAAAGAATTAATCCGGAAACAAAAGACCAATTAGATAAGGAAATCGGGATTATTTCCGTAAGCATGGGTGAAGGTATTAAAGCAATTATGGAAAGCCTGGGCGCGGATGTGGTAATAACCGGCGGGCAAACCATGAACCCTAAAACAGAGGACATTGTAAAAGCTATTCAAAATACTCCTGCCAAGAATATCATTATACTGCCGAACAATAAAAATATAATTTTAACTGCAGAACAGGCTGCCAGGATATCTTCCAAACAAGTGGCCGTTGTTTCTACTAAAAGCATTCCCGAAGGAATTGCCGCACTTATGAATTTTAACCCCGAGCAGGAGTTTAGCAAGAATATTGAACAAATGGTAACAGCAATAAATAACATTATAACCGGAGAAATTACCACCGCAGTGCGGAACAGCAGCTATGACGGGAATCCCATAAACAGTGGGGATTTTATTGCACTGGCTAAAGACACAATAATTGCAGCCGGTAACAGCCTGCAGGAAACATTTAAATTACTCATTTCCCACCTGGTAACCGCCCCGGAAAGCCTGGTTACCTGTTATTACGGTCAGGATATAGATCAAAAGACAGCTGAAAACTTGATTGAGCAAACAGTTCAGCTGTACCCGGATCTGGAAATAGAGCTGCACAGCGGCGGTCAGCCGGTATATCATTTTATTATTTCAGTAGAATAA
- a CDS encoding YajQ family cyclic di-GMP-binding protein, with product MAKDNSFDVVSEVNLQEVDNAINQAVKEINNRFDFKGSKTKITFENNQIIIVSDDDFKLKSAKDVLETKLVKRGIDLKALSYGKIEEAAGNTVRQRATLIQGIDKEKAKMITKLIKNSKIKVQCTIQGNQVRISGKNRDDLQAAIQLIKDEDFGIPLQFINFRTF from the coding sequence TTGGCTAAAGATAACTCTTTTGATGTTGTATCTGAAGTAAATTTGCAGGAGGTAGATAATGCTATAAATCAAGCTGTAAAAGAAATTAATAACCGCTTTGACTTTAAAGGCAGCAAAACAAAAATAACTTTTGAGAATAACCAGATTATCATTGTTTCAGATGATGACTTTAAATTAAAAAGTGCTAAGGATGTTCTGGAAACCAAACTTGTCAAGCGAGGGATAGATTTAAAAGCCTTGAGCTACGGAAAAATTGAAGAGGCTGCCGGGAATACTGTTCGGCAGCGGGCAACTTTAATACAGGGTATAGACAAAGAGAAGGCTAAAATGATTACAAAGTTAATTAAAAACAGCAAAATTAAAGTACAATGTACTATACAGGGGAATCAAGTTAGAATCAGCGGTAAAAACCGTGATGATTTACAGGCAGCCATACAATTAATAAAAGATGAGGATTTCGGTATCCCGCTCCAATTTATAAATTTTAGAACTTTTTAA
- the rimO gene encoding 30S ribosomal protein S12 methylthiotransferase RimO — MTLKVGIVSLGCVKNLVDTELMLGYLKQAGFIITNRETEADVLIVNTCGFITDSKEESINTILEMAKMKETGHCRVLIVAGCLSQRYGKELMDEMPEVDGILGVGMVPHIVAIVNRVLEGEKVLEVGEPGYEYGEGMPRVLSTPPYTAYVKIAEGCDNRCSYCAIPNIRGGYRSRTIETIEKETERLIDGGVKEIILIAQDTTRYGIDIYGEYSLAGLIKKLVKFKGLFWLRLLYCYPTRFTPELIDVIASERKVCRYIDLPLQHASDAVLARMNRAGSKEQYRQLIYNLRKAIPDVTLRTSFIVGFPGETDRDFQELLDFMLEVRFDRVGIFTYSPEEGTPAECLDNRISEEIKQERYKKAMLLQQKISLEKNKNKINNNISVLIEGKSSDRKETYIGRSEFDAPDIDGRVIVKSSKKLNAGDIVPVRINRAYEYDLMGELT, encoded by the coding sequence ATGACTTTGAAAGTCGGGATAGTTAGTCTTGGGTGTGTGAAAAATCTGGTGGATACCGAGTTGATGCTCGGTTATCTGAAACAGGCCGGGTTTATCATTACCAACCGGGAAACAGAAGCTGATGTATTAATAGTAAATACTTGCGGTTTTATTACCGATTCCAAGGAAGAATCCATTAATACTATTTTAGAAATGGCTAAAATGAAGGAAACCGGCCACTGCCGTGTGCTGATCGTGGCCGGGTGTCTTTCCCAGCGGTATGGGAAAGAGCTAATGGATGAAATGCCTGAGGTTGACGGTATTTTAGGTGTAGGGATGGTTCCACACATTGTTGCTATAGTTAATCGTGTTTTGGAAGGTGAAAAGGTTTTAGAAGTTGGTGAACCGGGATACGAATACGGTGAAGGTATGCCAAGGGTACTCTCTACACCGCCTTATACAGCATATGTGAAAATAGCCGAGGGTTGTGATAACCGCTGCTCATATTGTGCTATACCGAATATTCGCGGTGGTTATCGCAGCCGCACCATAGAAACTATTGAGAAAGAAACTGAGAGATTGATTGACGGAGGAGTTAAGGAAATTATCCTGATTGCCCAAGACACAACGAGATATGGTATAGATATATATGGGGAATATTCTCTGGCCGGACTAATAAAAAAACTGGTAAAGTTTAAAGGATTATTCTGGCTGAGATTGCTATATTGCTATCCGACCCGTTTTACTCCGGAGTTAATAGATGTTATTGCTTCCGAAAGAAAAGTCTGCCGATATATAGACCTTCCTTTACAGCATGCCAGTGATGCTGTGCTGGCCCGTATGAACCGGGCAGGGTCAAAAGAACAATACAGGCAGCTAATTTATAATTTACGAAAGGCTATACCGGATGTCACTTTGCGTACTTCCTTTATTGTTGGCTTTCCCGGGGAAACAGACAGAGATTTTCAGGAACTGCTGGATTTTATGCTGGAAGTAAGGTTTGACAGGGTGGGAATATTTACTTATTCTCCTGAAGAGGGTACCCCTGCCGAGTGTTTAGATAACCGGATAAGTGAAGAGATAAAACAAGAACGCTATAAAAAAGCAATGCTTTTACAACAAAAAATTTCCTTGGAAAAAAATAAAAATAAAATAAACAATAATATTTCAGTACTAATAGAAGGTAAATCCTCGGATAGAAAAGAAACCTATATAGGTCGTAGTGAGTTTGATGCCCCCGATATTGATGGGAGAGTAATTGTTAAATCCAGTAAAAAACTAAATGCGGGAGATATTGTTCCGGTACGTATAAACCGCGCTTACGAGTATGACTTAATGGGAGAGTTAACCTAA
- the pgsA gene encoding CDP-diacylglycerol--glycerol-3-phosphate 3-phosphatidyltransferase, producing the protein MNLPNRLTAARIFLVPVFLAILSLKVPYGDYIAAGVFILAASTDGLDGYIARKRKMVTRLGKFMDPLADKLMVSAALIALVELNRLSGWVAVIIIGRELAVTGLRSVAAAEGVVISASKLGKIKTVSQIIAIVAMFLHDFPFNMIQIPFGNLAMGVAVGFTIWSGMDYIMRSWYLLKKEA; encoded by the coding sequence ATGAACCTACCTAACCGGCTGACTGCAGCCAGAATTTTTCTTGTGCCAGTGTTTTTGGCAATATTATCTTTAAAGGTTCCTTACGGTGATTATATTGCCGCCGGGGTCTTTATTTTAGCAGCCAGTACTGACGGGTTGGACGGATATATAGCTAGAAAGAGAAAAATGGTTACCCGTTTAGGAAAATTTATGGATCCCCTGGCAGATAAACTTATGGTTTCTGCAGCTTTGATAGCTTTAGTAGAACTGAACAGGTTATCAGGCTGGGTGGCTGTTATAATTATTGGGCGTGAACTGGCCGTAACCGGCCTGCGGTCAGTTGCTGCGGCAGAAGGAGTTGTGATTTCGGCCAGTAAACTGGGTAAAATTAAGACGGTAAGCCAAATTATTGCTATCGTTGCGATGTTTTTACATGACTTTCCTTTTAATATGATTCAAATACCCTTTGGTAATCTGGCTATGGGGGTGGCAGTCGGGTTTACGATTTGGTCGGGCATGGATTATATTATGCGTTCCTGGTATCTGTTGAAAAAGGAAGCTTAG
- a CDS encoding AAA family ATPase — translation MLKEISLGFIMAFIIFLGILGYDIIPLVVILAAGAGIYYFARTKGLLNNNFEAGASALSRPEITFNDIGGQGAAIKELREALDFIRNFEDIKKLGIRPLKGILLTGPPGTGKTLMAKAAANYTDSSFIAASGSEFIEMYAGVGAQRVRKLFQSVRELALKQKKSSAVIFIDEIEVLGGRRGQTSSHMEYDQTLNQLLCEMDGIKIDDRVRVLVLAATNRVDMLDSALTRPGRFDRQVKVYLPDKEGRLEILRLHTKNKPLAADVSLEQIAKESFGFSGAHLESLANEAAIMAMREGSDVICIHHFYEAIDKVILGGKLDRHPSKDELNRVAIHETGHAIIGELVRPGSVSTITITPRGDALGYIRQNDEDDNYLHTKDYLENRIAVTLGGAVAEEIILGNRSTGAINDFEQAVHAANTIIRSGMSELGVVAADDLPNELKHKVLTAIIREQECRVKTYLEHSKDLLLKIVEILLEKEKISGEQFRMILQSRVA, via the coding sequence ATGCTCAAAGAAATTAGTTTAGGTTTTATAATGGCTTTTATTATTTTTTTAGGTATTTTGGGATACGATATTATTCCTCTGGTAGTGATTCTAGCTGCCGGGGCCGGTATATATTATTTTGCCCGTACCAAAGGACTGTTAAATAATAACTTTGAAGCAGGTGCCTCTGCTCTTTCAAGACCGGAAATAACTTTTAATGATATTGGTGGACAGGGTGCGGCAATTAAAGAGCTGCGTGAGGCTTTGGATTTTATAAGGAATTTTGAGGACATTAAAAAATTAGGTATTAGACCCTTAAAGGGTATTTTACTTACCGGTCCACCTGGTACCGGTAAGACCTTAATGGCAAAAGCAGCTGCCAATTATACCGACTCTTCTTTTATCGCGGCCAGCGGCAGCGAGTTTATAGAAATGTATGCCGGAGTCGGCGCGCAGAGAGTGCGTAAGCTTTTTCAATCGGTTAGGGAATTAGCCTTAAAACAGAAGAAGAGCAGTGCGGTAATTTTTATTGATGAAATAGAGGTTTTGGGTGGAAGGCGCGGTCAGACCTCCAGTCATATGGAATATGACCAAACACTTAACCAGTTATTATGTGAGATGGATGGAATAAAAATTGATGACAGGGTGCGGGTACTGGTATTGGCAGCTACTAACAGAGTTGATATGCTGGATTCTGCCCTTACGAGGCCGGGTCGTTTTGACCGTCAGGTGAAAGTTTATCTTCCTGATAAGGAAGGTCGTCTTGAAATTTTACGCCTGCATACTAAAAATAAACCTCTGGCGGCGGATGTTTCTTTGGAACAAATAGCTAAGGAATCTTTTGGTTTTTCCGGCGCTCACCTTGAGAGTTTGGCAAATGAGGCAGCTATTATGGCTATGCGTGAAGGTTCAGATGTTATCTGTATTCACCATTTCTATGAAGCCATAGATAAAGTTATTTTAGGTGGAAAGTTAGATCGACATCCTTCTAAAGATGAGTTGAATCGTGTAGCCATCCATGAAACAGGTCACGCCATTATCGGGGAATTAGTTCGCCCCGGTTCGGTTTCTACAATTACAATTACTCCCCGTGGAGATGCCTTGGGGTATATCAGGCAGAATGATGAAGATGACAACTACCTGCATACCAAAGATTATTTAGAAAACAGAATCGCTGTCACTCTTGGAGGAGCTGTCGCTGAAGAGATAATTTTGGGCAACCGCAGCACCGGTGCCATTAATGATTTTGAACAGGCTGTTCATGCGGCTAATACAATTATTCGTTCCGGTATGTCGGAATTGGGTGTAGTAGCTGCTGACGATCTACCTAATGAATTAAAGCACAAGGTTCTCACTGCCATAATCAGAGAACAAGAGTGTCGGGTTAAAACTTATCTGGAGCATTCTAAGGACTTGCTTCTGAAAATAGTTGAGATATTATTGGAAAAAGAAAAAATTAGCGGTGAACAGTTTCGTATGATTTTACAGTCTCGTGTTGCATAA
- a CDS encoding competence/damage-inducible protein A, whose product MRAEIIFTGTELLIGQVLNTHAQFLGRQLSQMGIEVTLHTTVGDCWKKMAEVFRQGLERSDLIITTGGLGPTTDDLTKETIAEVLGLPMLLDNEVLENMRTYFIKRGMTMPESITKQAYFPQGSRVLTNPVGTAPGVLLEYNEKIIINLPGPPFELIPTFETSVIPYLSELSGRGKITRFRSFKLTGIAESVVQDHLKDLCRQENPNIAFLAKPGEVYVRITAKANNPEETDTIVNEMAEKVRSRLGEYIFAVNEEVIEEVVGNLLAEKGLTIALAESCTGGLITARLTNVPGSSRYLLGGIVAYNNNVKEKLLGVPGYILKNNGAVSRQTAVAMAQGVCKIMDSNFGLAVTGIAGPGGGTPEKPQGLVYIALTTPDGTCCRKFYFPGERSAVRQGTVNAALNMVRTNLLA is encoded by the coding sequence GTGCGGGCTGAAATAATTTTTACCGGTACGGAATTACTTATCGGTCAGGTACTAAATACACATGCACAATTTCTGGGGCGACAGTTATCACAGATGGGAATTGAGGTAACTTTACATACAACCGTAGGAGATTGTTGGAAAAAAATGGCGGAAGTGTTTCGTCAGGGCCTTGAACGTTCAGACTTAATTATTACTACCGGAGGGTTGGGCCCTACCACAGATGATTTGACAAAGGAAACAATTGCCGAAGTATTAGGATTACCTATGTTATTAGATAATGAGGTCCTGGAAAATATGCGGACATATTTTATAAAACGGGGGATGACTATGCCTGAAAGTATTACTAAACAGGCATATTTTCCACAGGGTTCCAGGGTGTTGACAAATCCTGTCGGCACGGCACCGGGTGTCCTTTTGGAATATAATGAAAAAATAATAATTAATTTACCCGGTCCTCCGTTTGAACTAATACCTACTTTTGAAACTTCAGTTATTCCTTACCTTTCGGAGTTATCGGGGCGGGGTAAAATAACCAGGTTCCGTTCATTTAAACTTACAGGTATTGCTGAATCAGTTGTTCAGGATCACTTAAAGGATCTATGTAGACAAGAGAATCCTAATATTGCTTTTCTGGCAAAGCCGGGAGAGGTTTATGTGCGTATTACCGCTAAGGCCAACAATCCGGAAGAAACTGACACTATAGTTAATGAAATGGCGGAAAAGGTACGTAGCAGACTGGGAGAATATATCTTTGCTGTTAATGAAGAGGTCATAGAAGAAGTTGTAGGTAATCTACTTGCTGAAAAAGGCTTAACCATTGCATTGGCAGAATCCTGTACCGGTGGGTTAATAACAGCCCGCTTAACTAATGTTCCCGGTAGTTCTCGTTACCTGCTGGGGGGGATAGTAGCTTATAATAATAATGTGAAAGAAAAGCTGCTGGGTGTACCTGGTTATATTTTAAAAAATAATGGTGCGGTCAGCAGACAGACTGCTGTAGCCATGGCCCAAGGGGTATGTAAAATTATGGATTCAAATTTTGGTCTTGCGGTAACCGGTATAGCAGGTCCCGGAGGTGGTACACCTGAAAAACCTCAGGGGTTAGTTTATATAGCTCTAACCACTCCCGACGGTACCTGCTGCCGAAAGTTTTACTTTCCGGGGGAAAGGTCGGCAGTTAGACAGGGCACTGTTAATGCCGCTCTAAATATGGTTAGAACTAATTTGTTGGCTTAA